One genomic segment of Nocardioides cavernaquae includes these proteins:
- a CDS encoding MFS transporter, whose product MTTASRATLLTPAFVALTIAELLYFTAAGVLLAATPLFARDDLRAGETAIGLALGAFSAGTLLLRPFAGRWSDRHGRRRLLIGGCVLFAVVVLGHLLVHSVVALVGLRLLLGCAEAAFFVASFAALADLAPPDRTGEALSLNSLALYLGIATGPGLAQVAIGVDGFRGAWLTAAALAAVACLLAVRIPETNPEASQTAGRLIHSAALGPGSALAAGLAASAAFLGFGVLHAREVGLAPWALAPLVFGGTVVVLRIVLRSLPDRANPARLTAMALAVDAAALLVLGVWSAPVGVIAGALLLGLGTTLITPAVFATVLSRVPAGERGSAVATTSLFIDLGLTGGPVGIGVVAAYSGVGGAFAWWAALPAVAAIAVLARPRRLEA is encoded by the coding sequence GTGACCACTGCGTCGCGCGCGACCCTGCTGACGCCGGCCTTCGTGGCGCTCACGATCGCCGAGTTGCTCTACTTCACCGCAGCCGGTGTGCTGCTTGCCGCCACTCCCCTCTTCGCGCGCGACGACCTGCGCGCTGGCGAGACCGCCATCGGTCTGGCGCTCGGGGCGTTCAGTGCGGGCACGCTCCTGCTGCGGCCATTCGCCGGGCGGTGGAGTGACCGGCATGGTCGTCGGCGGTTGCTGATCGGCGGCTGCGTGCTCTTCGCCGTCGTCGTTCTCGGCCACCTCCTGGTCCACTCGGTCGTGGCGCTGGTCGGGTTGCGGCTGCTGCTCGGTTGCGCGGAGGCCGCGTTCTTCGTTGCCTCGTTCGCCGCCCTGGCCGACCTCGCGCCGCCTGATCGCACCGGCGAGGCGCTCAGCCTGAACTCGCTCGCCCTCTATCTCGGCATCGCCACTGGACCCGGCCTCGCGCAGGTCGCGATCGGGGTCGACGGATTCCGCGGGGCCTGGCTGACCGCCGCAGCACTGGCCGCAGTGGCCTGTCTTCTGGCCGTGCGCATCCCGGAGACCAACCCGGAGGCATCGCAGACCGCAGGTCGGCTGATCCACTCGGCCGCGCTGGGACCCGGCTCAGCGCTCGCCGCGGGGCTTGCTGCCTCGGCTGCGTTCCTCGGGTTCGGAGTGCTTCACGCGCGCGAGGTGGGCCTGGCGCCGTGGGCGCTGGCGCCACTGGTGTTCGGCGGCACGGTGGTCGTCCTGCGGATCGTGCTGCGGTCACTGCCCGATCGCGCGAACCCGGCGCGGCTCACCGCGATGGCGCTCGCAGTCGACGCTGCCGCCCTGCTGGTCCTCGGCGTCTGGTCAGCGCCAGTCGGAGTCATCGCCGGCGCCCTCCTGCTCGGTCTGGGCACCACCTTGATCACGCCCGCGGTCTTCGCCACGGTGCTCAGCCGGGTTCCTGCCGGCGAGCGTGGTTCCGCCGTCGCGACGACGAGTCTGTTCATCGATCTCGGACTGACCGGAGGGCCGGTCGGCATCGGGGTGGTCGCGGCGTACTCAGGTGTTGGCGGTGCGTTCGCATGGTGGGCGGCCCTGCCTGCCGTGGCCGCGATCGCGGTCCTGGCCCGACCCCGACGCCTCGAGGCCTGA
- the fdxA gene encoding ferredoxin, with protein sequence MTYVIAQPCVDVKDRACVDECPVDCIYEGKRMLYIHPDECVDCGACEPVCPVEAIFYEDDVPAEHKQYYDANVHFFDDLGSPGGAAKMGEIDKDHPFIAELEPQNQES encoded by the coding sequence ATGACCTACGTCATCGCCCAGCCGTGTGTCGACGTCAAGGACCGCGCCTGTGTCGACGAGTGCCCCGTCGACTGCATCTACGAGGGCAAGCGCATGCTCTACATCCACCCGGACGAGTGCGTCGACTGTGGCGCCTGCGAGCCGGTGTGCCCGGTGGAGGCGATCTTCTACGAGGACGACGTGCCCGCCGAGCACAAGCAGTACTACGACGCCAACGTGCACTTCTTCGACGACCTGGGCTCCCCGGGTGGCGCGGCCAAGATGGGTGAGATCGACAAGGATCACCCGTTCATCGCCGAGCTCGAGCCGCAGAACCAGGAGAGCTGA
- a CDS encoding VOC family protein, producing the protein MATVRQFQVTFDCADPERVARFWCDVLGYVVPPPPPGFSSWSEFDASLPPEHQGSAFACVDPTGVGPRLFFQRVPEGKVVKNRVHLDVRVGTGLVGDERLAALEAECARLLPLGAVRQRLLVADGINESCLVMQDVEGNEFCLD; encoded by the coding sequence ATGGCAACGGTCAGGCAGTTCCAGGTCACCTTCGACTGTGCGGATCCCGAGCGGGTCGCCCGCTTCTGGTGCGACGTGCTCGGCTACGTCGTGCCTCCGCCGCCTCCCGGCTTCTCCTCGTGGTCCGAGTTCGACGCGTCGTTGCCGCCCGAGCACCAGGGCTCAGCGTTCGCCTGCGTCGACCCGACCGGGGTCGGGCCGCGGTTGTTCTTCCAGCGCGTCCCCGAGGGCAAGGTGGTGAAGAACCGCGTCCACCTCGACGTGCGCGTCGGCACCGGGCTGGTCGGCGACGAGCGCCTGGCCGCACTCGAGGCGGAGTGCGCCCGGCTGCTCCCGCTCGGCGCCGTGCGCCAACGGCTGCTGGTCGCCGACGGGATCAACGAGTCGTGCCTCGTCATGCAGGACGTCGAAGGCAACGAGTTCTGCCTGGACTGA
- the ileS gene encoding isoleucine--tRNA ligase, with protein sequence MTQPLLSGNGKTYPKVTTTGADTVPASPKLPAIEEAVLAYWDADGTFQASIDQRPTRAEGGDEFVFYDGPPFANGLPHYGHLLTGYVKDLIPRYQTMRGKRVERRFGWDTHGLPAELEAMRQLGLKTTDEIHELGIEKFNDACRASVLKYADDWQRYVTRQARWVDFDNDYRTMNPEFMESVIWAFKELHTKGLVYEGFRILPYCWNDETPLSNHELRMDDDVYKMRQDPALTVGFRFEDAGDALDGANVLIWTTTPWTLPSNMGVAVGPDVEYSLVESANAEKPGRFLLASGRVAAYAKELAGPEGQAPTVVATFAGAELAGRRYLPPFSYYAGAEHGANAHSVLVADFVTTEDGTGIVHLAPGFGEDDKAVLDAAGVETVVPVGKDGRFTFPVADYEGMQVFDANPHVTDHLKNATRGEGETGSVNPGTVLLRRETYDHSYPHCWRCRQPLIYMAVSSWFVEVTKFKGRMSELNEQIQWTPDHIKHGQFGKWVENARDWSITRNRFWGSPVPVWKSDNPAYPRIDVYGSFAELERDFGPVVNKDGVRDLHRPYIDRLTRPNPDDPTGQSMMVRVTDVLDVWFDSGSMSFAQNHYPFENADWFEDNFPADFIVEYIGQTRGWFYTLHILATALFDRPAFKSCVSHGIVLGSDGQKMSKSLRNYPDVSEVFDRDGADAMRWFLMSSPILRGGNLVVTEQGIRDSVRQVLIPLWSSWYFFSLYANAAGDGYEATWRTDSTDPLDRYLLAKLRDYVEDMTTQLDAYEVANACESTRGFLDALTNWYIRRSRERFWAADGVVDADAFDTLYTVLEVLCRTIAPLAPLTTEEIWRGLTGGRSVHLTDWPLTSDLPGDDQLVEAMDLVREVCSATSALRKANHLRNRLPLAGLTVVSGTNLSAFAGIIADEVNVKAVNLVAADSTEAASYGVEQKLNVNARAAGPRLGKEVQLAIKGSKSGDWSVAADGTVTAGGLVLVEGEYTLETVAADSDGGTVTGMLPGGGFVVLDTVLTDELEAEGAARDLVRAVQQARKDSGLDVSDRILLAVTAPRGLLDAAEAHEELVAGETLALAVEYAEGPELVVAVKKA encoded by the coding sequence ATGACGCAGCCCCTCTTGAGTGGCAACGGCAAGACCTACCCCAAGGTCACCACCACCGGTGCGGACACGGTCCCCGCGAGCCCGAAGCTCCCCGCGATCGAGGAAGCCGTGCTGGCCTACTGGGATGCCGACGGCACCTTCCAGGCGAGCATCGACCAGCGCCCGACGCGCGCCGAGGGCGGCGACGAGTTCGTCTTCTACGACGGTCCGCCGTTCGCCAACGGGCTGCCGCACTACGGCCACCTGCTCACCGGCTACGTCAAGGACCTGATCCCGCGCTACCAGACGATGCGTGGCAAGCGCGTCGAGCGCCGCTTCGGCTGGGACACCCACGGCCTGCCCGCCGAGCTCGAGGCGATGCGCCAGCTCGGCCTGAAGACCACCGACGAGATCCACGAGCTCGGCATCGAGAAGTTCAACGACGCCTGCCGTGCCTCCGTCCTGAAGTACGCCGACGACTGGCAGCGCTACGTGACCCGCCAGGCCCGCTGGGTCGACTTCGACAACGACTACCGCACGATGAACCCCGAGTTCATGGAGTCGGTCATCTGGGCCTTCAAGGAGCTTCACACCAAGGGCCTGGTCTACGAAGGCTTCCGGATCCTTCCCTACTGCTGGAACGACGAGACGCCGCTCTCCAACCACGAGCTGCGCATGGACGACGACGTCTACAAGATGCGCCAGGACCCGGCGCTCACGGTCGGTTTCCGGTTCGAGGACGCAGGCGATGCGCTCGACGGGGCCAACGTGCTGATCTGGACGACGACCCCGTGGACGCTGCCGTCCAACATGGGCGTGGCGGTCGGTCCCGACGTCGAGTACTCCCTGGTCGAGTCGGCCAACGCCGAGAAGCCGGGCCGGTTCCTGCTCGCGAGTGGCCGCGTCGCGGCGTACGCGAAGGAGCTGGCGGGTCCCGAGGGGCAGGCGCCGACCGTGGTCGCGACCTTCGCCGGCGCCGAGCTGGCCGGCCGTCGCTACCTGCCGCCGTTCTCCTACTACGCCGGTGCCGAGCACGGAGCCAACGCGCACTCGGTCCTCGTCGCCGACTTCGTGACCACCGAGGACGGCACCGGCATCGTGCACCTGGCTCCCGGCTTCGGTGAGGACGACAAGGCAGTGCTCGATGCTGCCGGTGTCGAGACCGTCGTGCCCGTCGGCAAGGACGGCCGGTTCACCTTCCCGGTCGCCGACTACGAAGGGATGCAGGTCTTCGACGCCAACCCCCACGTCACCGACCACCTCAAGAACGCCACCCGCGGAGAGGGCGAGACCGGCTCGGTCAACCCCGGCACCGTGCTGCTGCGTCGCGAGACCTACGACCACTCCTACCCGCACTGCTGGCGCTGCCGGCAGCCGCTGATCTACATGGCGGTGTCGTCCTGGTTCGTCGAGGTGACGAAGTTCAAGGGCCGCATGAGCGAGCTCAACGAGCAGATCCAGTGGACGCCCGACCACATCAAGCACGGCCAGTTCGGAAAGTGGGTGGAGAACGCCCGCGACTGGTCGATCACCCGCAACCGCTTCTGGGGCTCTCCGGTGCCGGTGTGGAAGTCCGACAACCCTGCTTACCCACGCATCGACGTCTACGGTTCGTTCGCCGAGCTGGAGCGCGACTTCGGCCCGGTCGTCAACAAGGACGGCGTCCGCGACCTGCACCGGCCGTACATCGACCGGCTCACGCGCCCGAACCCGGACGACCCGACCGGCCAGTCGATGATGGTCCGCGTCACCGACGTCCTCGACGTCTGGTTCGACTCCGGCTCGATGTCGTTCGCCCAGAACCACTACCCGTTCGAGAACGCCGACTGGTTCGAGGACAACTTCCCGGCCGACTTCATCGTCGAGTACATCGGCCAGACCCGTGGCTGGTTCTACACGCTGCACATCCTGGCCACCGCGCTCTTCGACCGCCCGGCGTTCAAGTCCTGCGTGAGCCACGGCATCGTGCTCGGCTCCGACGGCCAGAAGATGTCGAAGTCGCTGCGCAACTACCCCGACGTGTCCGAGGTCTTCGACCGCGACGGCGCCGACGCGATGCGGTGGTTCCTGATGTCGTCCCCGATCCTGCGCGGCGGCAACCTGGTCGTCACCGAGCAGGGCATCCGCGACTCGGTGCGCCAGGTGCTGATCCCGCTCTGGTCGAGCTGGTACTTCTTCAGCCTCTACGCCAATGCCGCCGGTGATGGCTATGAGGCGACGTGGCGCACGGACTCCACCGACCCGCTCGACCGCTACCTGCTCGCGAAGCTCCGTGACTACGTCGAGGACATGACCACGCAGCTCGACGCCTACGAGGTGGCCAACGCGTGCGAGTCGACGCGCGGCTTCCTGGATGCCTTGACCAACTGGTACATCCGTCGTTCGCGCGAGCGCTTCTGGGCGGCTGACGGTGTCGTGGACGCCGATGCGTTCGACACCCTCTACACGGTGCTCGAGGTGCTCTGCCGCACGATCGCCCCGCTGGCGCCGCTGACCACCGAGGAGATCTGGCGCGGCCTGACCGGTGGCCGCTCGGTGCACCTGACCGACTGGCCGCTCACCTCCGACCTGCCCGGTGACGACCAGCTCGTCGAGGCGATGGACCTCGTGCGTGAGGTCTGCTCGGCCACGTCGGCGCTGCGCAAGGCCAACCACCTGCGCAACCGCCTGCCGCTCGCCGGTCTGACGGTCGTCTCCGGCACGAACCTGAGCGCTTTTGCGGGGATCATCGCCGACGAGGTCAACGTCAAGGCGGTCAACCTGGTCGCCGCGGACTCCACCGAGGCCGCGTCGTACGGAGTGGAGCAGAAGCTCAACGTCAACGCCCGGGCAGCGGGTCCGCGCCTCGGCAAGGAGGTGCAGCTCGCGATCAAGGGATCCAAGTCCGGCGACTGGTCCGTCGCCGCTGACGGCACCGTGACCGCTGGTGGCCTGGTGCTGGTCGAAGGCGAGTACACCCTCGAGACGGTCGCTGCCGACTCCGACGGTGGCACCGTCACGGGCATGCTCCCGGGCGGCGGCTTCGTCGTCCTCGACACGGTCCTCACGGACGAGCTCGAGGCCGAGGGCGCCGCGCGCGACCTGGTCCGTGCGGTCCAGCAGGCCCGCAAGGACTCGGGTCTCGACGTGTCCGACCGGATCCTGCTCGCCGTGACGGCACCGCGTGGCCTGCTCGATGCTGCTGAGGCACACGAGGAGCTGGTGGCGGGGGAGACCCTGGCCCTCGCCGTCGAGTACGCCGAGGGCCCCGAGCTCGTCGTTGCCGTCAAGAAGGCCTGA
- a CDS encoding acyl-CoA thioesterase, with protein MTHEFDRATASVPLGGGVHQVTVTADWDTGNRTANGGYVLGLVLQAVMIEAAEPDPLSIAITFFRPAQPGVAEVTVRQVRAGRRVSTYDALLVQDGKEIAHAVVSTHDWDRAGTVTHTPHAAPPMPSPEACADLTTVIPAGMIPILDRYTYRAAAIPGWLEGSPSGITESLCWIRTVDERPVDALLAGAMCDAFPPVTAEIGHLASATIQLTVHFRRRPRSTWLLGHITTRHVIDGYHDEDVELWDEEGRLVAQSRQLAILST; from the coding sequence ATGACCCACGAGTTCGACCGCGCGACCGCCTCCGTCCCCCTGGGCGGCGGCGTCCACCAGGTCACCGTCACCGCGGACTGGGACACCGGCAACCGGACCGCGAACGGCGGCTACGTCCTGGGCCTGGTCCTTCAGGCAGTGATGATCGAGGCCGCCGAGCCGGACCCGCTCTCCATCGCGATCACGTTCTTCCGCCCGGCCCAGCCGGGTGTCGCCGAGGTCACGGTCCGCCAGGTGCGCGCCGGGCGCCGCGTGTCGACGTACGACGCGCTGCTGGTGCAGGACGGCAAGGAGATCGCCCACGCCGTCGTCTCCACCCACGACTGGGACCGGGCCGGCACGGTCACCCACACGCCCCACGCGGCTCCGCCGATGCCGAGCCCCGAGGCGTGCGCGGACCTGACCACCGTCATCCCGGCCGGGATGATCCCGATCCTGGACCGCTACACCTACCGGGCCGCGGCGATCCCGGGCTGGCTGGAGGGATCGCCGAGCGGCATCACCGAGTCGCTCTGCTGGATCCGCACCGTCGACGAGCGACCGGTCGACGCCCTGCTCGCCGGAGCGATGTGCGACGCGTTCCCGCCGGTGACGGCCGAGATCGGCCACCTGGCCTCGGCGACGATCCAGCTCACCGTTCACTTCCGGCGCCGTCCCCGCTCGACCTGGCTGCTCGGCCACATCACCACGCGGCACGTCATCGACGGCTACCACGACGAGGACGTCGAGCTCTGGGACGAGGAGGGCCGCCTCGTGGCCCAGTCGCGGCAGCTCGCGATCCTCTCCACCTGA
- the dapC gene encoding succinyldiaminopimelate transaminase yields MGSPQFGGVSASLPDFPWDQLTAYAERARTHADGIVDLSIGTPVDPTPQVAVDALVAAAQWPGYPTTIGLPETRQAIIDWFDRVHGVAGLGLDHVLPVIGTKELIAQLALHLGVGPGDLIGLPAVAYPTYEVGAALVGAESLATDSLTAFGPETPKILWLNSPSNPTGRVLPPEHLKKVIEWCRERGVLLVSDECYLDCVWEGDAVSVLHPSISGGSADGILVVHSLSKRSNLAGYRAGFVAGDAGVVKELLAVRKNLGLIVPGPVQQVMTAVYSDDAHAAEQHALYAARRTRLKAALESAGFTVDHSEAALYLWSRRHAETGGEDCWKTVADLADLGILVAPGDFYGLAGKQHVRVAITATDDRIDAAIARLTS; encoded by the coding sequence GTGGGAAGCCCGCAGTTCGGCGGTGTGTCCGCCAGCCTGCCGGACTTCCCCTGGGACCAGTTGACGGCGTACGCCGAGCGGGCGCGCACGCACGCCGACGGCATCGTCGACCTCTCGATCGGCACCCCGGTCGACCCGACCCCGCAGGTCGCCGTCGATGCGCTGGTCGCGGCCGCGCAGTGGCCGGGATACCCGACCACGATCGGCCTGCCCGAGACCCGCCAGGCGATCATCGACTGGTTCGACCGGGTCCACGGTGTGGCCGGCCTCGGGCTCGACCATGTGCTCCCGGTCATCGGCACCAAGGAGCTGATCGCACAGCTGGCGCTGCACCTCGGCGTCGGTCCGGGCGACCTGATCGGCCTGCCGGCCGTGGCCTACCCGACGTACGAGGTCGGTGCTGCGCTCGTCGGCGCGGAGTCTCTCGCGACGGACTCGCTCACCGCGTTCGGTCCGGAGACGCCGAAGATCCTGTGGCTCAACAGCCCCTCCAACCCGACCGGCCGCGTGCTCCCGCCCGAGCACCTGAAGAAGGTCATCGAGTGGTGCCGTGAGCGCGGCGTGCTCCTCGTCTCCGACGAGTGCTACCTCGACTGTGTCTGGGAGGGCGATGCCGTCTCGGTGCTGCACCCGTCCATCTCGGGCGGCTCGGCCGACGGCATCCTCGTCGTCCACTCGCTGTCGAAGCGCTCCAACCTTGCGGGTTACCGAGCCGGCTTCGTCGCCGGTGACGCGGGCGTCGTCAAGGAGCTGCTGGCGGTCCGCAAGAACCTCGGCCTGATCGTCCCCGGCCCGGTGCAGCAGGTGATGACCGCGGTCTACTCCGACGACGCGCACGCAGCCGAGCAGCACGCGCTGTACGCCGCGCGGCGTACCCGCCTCAAGGCCGCGCTCGAATCCGCGGGCTTCACCGTCGACCACTCCGAGGCTGCCCTCTACCTCTGGTCACGGCGTCATGCAGAAACGGGCGGTGAGGACTGCTGGAAGACCGTCGCCGATCTCGCCGACCTCGGCATCCTCGTGGCGCCCGGCGACTTCTACGGCCTCGCGGGCAAGCAGCATGTCCGCGTGGCGATCACCGCGACCGACGACCGCATCGACGCGGCCATCGCCCGCCTCACCAGCTGA
- the mshB gene encoding N-acetyl-1-D-myo-inositol-2-amino-2-deoxy-alpha-D-glucopyranoside deacetylase produces the protein MSADQRLLLVHAHPDDESIQNGATMARYVAEGRGVTLVTCTAGELGEVLVPELAHVAADKDDTLGEHRREELAEAMKILGVTDHRFLGGFGAFRDSGMKWHEEGYAIAADETDERAFANADLTRAADELVKVVREVRPQVLVTYDEFGNYGHPDHIQAHRVAMYAAQLAAVPSYKLELGEPWSITKIYWCAMSEGRFRDSLRSLRASGDTETFAGMDPDGDMGPFTTPDEFLAAKVEGGEHAEQKVAAMKAHVTQIDADGPFFAMGGSVGTAFWGTEYYRLAQGVQGPVGEDGLETDLFAGL, from the coding sequence ATGTCCGCAGACCAGCGCCTCCTGCTCGTTCACGCCCACCCTGACGACGAGTCGATCCAGAACGGTGCCACGATGGCCCGCTACGTGGCCGAGGGGCGCGGGGTCACGCTGGTCACCTGCACCGCAGGTGAGCTGGGCGAGGTGCTCGTCCCCGAGCTGGCGCACGTCGCCGCCGACAAGGACGACACCCTCGGCGAGCACCGTCGCGAGGAGCTGGCCGAGGCGATGAAGATCCTCGGCGTCACCGACCACCGCTTCCTGGGTGGCTTCGGAGCGTTCCGGGACTCGGGCATGAAGTGGCACGAGGAGGGATACGCGATCGCGGCCGACGAGACCGATGAGCGCGCCTTCGCCAACGCGGATCTCACCCGCGCTGCCGATGAGCTCGTGAAGGTGGTCCGCGAGGTCCGGCCCCAGGTGCTCGTCACCTACGACGAGTTCGGCAACTACGGCCACCCCGACCACATCCAGGCCCACCGCGTCGCGATGTACGCCGCGCAGCTGGCCGCCGTGCCGTCGTACAAGCTGGAGCTGGGCGAGCCGTGGTCGATCACCAAGATCTACTGGTGCGCGATGAGCGAGGGTCGCTTCCGCGACAGCCTGCGCTCGCTGCGGGCCTCAGGTGACACGGAGACGTTCGCCGGGATGGACCCGGACGGTGACATGGGTCCGTTCACCACCCCCGACGAGTTCCTGGCCGCGAAGGTCGAGGGCGGCGAGCACGCCGAGCAGAAGGTCGCGGCGATGAAGGCCCACGTCACCCAGATCGATGCCGACGGCCCGTTCTTCGCGATGGGTGGCAGCGTCGGCACGGCGTTCTGGGGCACGGAGTACTACCGCCTCGCGCAGGGCGTCCAGGGCCCGGTCGGCGAGGACGGGCTCGAGACGGACCTGTTCGCAGGACTCTGA
- a CDS encoding VanW family protein, protein MTDERQARGGRVVVLTILGLLVLVGGAYAVAYAFAADRVPRGTTVAGVAIGGKAPAAAAALLDQEFATRGPIAVTVGGAATELTAEQLGFSFDADATVEEAGGGRSWSPQRLWDYYAGGDRIAPVIDIDDSAFETTLARLDKAHGRAAREGAVRFAKGKVTGVAGRAGLGLDRDDTRAALEAAYVAGSPATLALVSVQPEITDEDVKQALDSFGTPAVSGPVTLSFDDTPVRLTPAQFTPALAMTPKDGVLEPDLDAAKLSAIVRSLLGDKGKPVDATVVLSGGTPRVVPGKPGVDYDPQDISEAFLSVVARPSGERTLPVKATVAKPEVTTAEARKWGIKEKVSTFTTYYPHTDYRNVNIPRALSLINGTVLAPGETFSLNGTVGERTAANGFVEGFVIDGGLITTAYGGGVSQVATTTFNAAFFAGLKDVEHKPHSLYFDRYPIGREATVAWPYVDLKFQNDTPYGVLIETNVQRSTPSSSGVVTVSMWSTKYWDITTTAGDRYNVVAPGSRVSTADDCEPQEPNTGFDIKVYRHFNRNGERVRSETMTTHYNSADRVTCKEPAPKKP, encoded by the coding sequence GTGACGGATGAGCGACAGGCAAGGGGCGGACGCGTCGTCGTCCTCACCATTCTCGGGTTGCTGGTGCTGGTCGGAGGTGCGTACGCCGTGGCCTACGCCTTCGCTGCGGACCGGGTCCCGCGCGGGACGACCGTGGCCGGTGTCGCCATCGGCGGCAAGGCGCCGGCGGCAGCCGCGGCCCTGCTGGACCAGGAGTTTGCGACCCGCGGCCCCATCGCGGTGACCGTCGGGGGCGCCGCGACCGAGCTCACCGCGGAGCAGCTCGGTTTCAGCTTCGACGCGGACGCCACGGTGGAGGAAGCAGGCGGTGGCCGCTCGTGGAGCCCACAGCGCCTGTGGGACTACTACGCCGGCGGCGACCGGATCGCTCCGGTCATCGACATCGACGACTCAGCCTTCGAGACGACGCTCGCCCGACTCGACAAGGCCCACGGCCGCGCCGCTCGTGAGGGCGCCGTTCGCTTCGCCAAGGGCAAGGTGACGGGTGTTGCGGGCCGTGCGGGGCTGGGCCTCGACCGTGACGACACCCGCGCTGCCCTCGAAGCGGCGTACGTCGCGGGCAGTCCTGCCACGCTCGCGCTGGTTTCGGTGCAGCCCGAGATCACCGACGAGGACGTGAAGCAGGCACTGGACTCGTTCGGCACCCCGGCCGTGTCCGGCCCCGTGACGCTCAGCTTCGACGACACCCCGGTCCGGCTCACCCCGGCCCAGTTCACGCCCGCGCTCGCGATGACTCCGAAGGATGGCGTCCTCGAGCCCGACCTCGACGCTGCCAAGCTCTCCGCGATCGTCCGCTCCCTCCTGGGCGACAAGGGCAAGCCCGTCGACGCGACCGTGGTGCTCAGTGGCGGCACGCCCCGGGTCGTGCCCGGCAAGCCCGGTGTCGACTACGACCCCCAGGACATCAGCGAGGCCTTCCTCAGTGTCGTCGCCCGGCCCTCAGGCGAGCGCACGCTGCCGGTGAAGGCGACGGTGGCGAAGCCTGAGGTGACGACCGCGGAGGCGCGGAAGTGGGGCATCAAGGAGAAGGTCTCCACGTTCACGACCTACTACCCGCACACCGACTACCGCAACGTGAACATCCCGCGGGCACTCAGCCTGATCAATGGCACCGTGCTGGCGCCCGGTGAGACCTTCTCGCTCAACGGCACCGTCGGCGAGCGCACGGCGGCCAACGGCTTCGTCGAGGGCTTTGTCATCGACGGCGGCCTGATCACCACGGCGTACGGCGGCGGGGTGTCGCAGGTCGCGACCACGACGTTCAACGCAGCGTTCTTCGCCGGGCTCAAGGACGTCGAGCACAAGCCGCACAGCCTGTACTTCGACCGGTATCCCATCGGCCGCGAAGCGACTGTTGCCTGGCCCTACGTCGACCTCAAGTTCCAGAACGACACGCCCTACGGCGTCCTGATCGAGACGAACGTGCAGAGGTCGACGCCGTCATCGTCGGGAGTCGTCACCGTGAGCATGTGGTCGACGAAGTACTGGGACATCACGACGACGGCCGGCGACCGCTACAACGTCGTCGCCCCCGGGTCGCGGGTGTCGACGGCGGACGACTGCGAGCCGCAGGAGCCCAACACCGGCTTCGACATCAAGGTCTACCGGCACTTCAACCGCAACGGTGAGCGCGTCCGCAGCGAGACGATGACGACGCACTACAACTCCGCCGACCGGGTGACCTGCAAGGAACCCGCCCCCAAGAAGCCCTGA
- the dapD gene encoding 2,3,4,5-tetrahydropyridine-2,6-dicarboxylate N-succinyltransferase produces MTETATSAWGHGLATLAADETILDVWFPAPALGARPADAPVPAELVALEGSDDVRGVRREVRTVELADLSVGPASAEDAWLRLHLLSARLVQPHGQSLDGIFGLLANVVWTSAGPCAVEGFELTRARLQAAGQHVTVFGVDKFPRLVDYVMPSGVRIADADRVRLGAYLAPGTTVMHEGFVNFNAGTLGTSMVEGRISAGVVVGDGSDVGGGASIMGTLSGGGKQVISVGQRCLLGANSGLGISLGDDCVIEAGAYITAGTKVTLADGSIIKAAELSGASNVLFRRNSVSGAVEAVAWKGTGITLNAALHAND; encoded by the coding sequence GTGACCGAGACTGCGACTTCTGCCTGGGGCCACGGCCTCGCGACCCTTGCCGCCGACGAGACCATCCTGGATGTCTGGTTCCCGGCCCCGGCGCTCGGCGCCAGGCCGGCCGATGCCCCGGTGCCCGCCGAGCTGGTTGCCCTCGAGGGCAGCGACGACGTACGCGGCGTACGCCGTGAGGTCCGCACCGTCGAGCTCGCCGACCTCTCCGTCGGTCCCGCCTCCGCCGAGGATGCATGGCTCCGTCTCCACCTGCTGTCGGCGCGCCTCGTGCAGCCGCACGGGCAGTCGCTCGATGGCATCTTCGGCCTGCTCGCCAACGTGGTGTGGACCTCCGCGGGTCCCTGCGCGGTCGAGGGCTTCGAGCTCACTCGCGCGCGCCTGCAGGCTGCCGGCCAGCACGTCACGGTCTTCGGCGTGGACAAGTTCCCGCGCCTGGTCGACTACGTGATGCCGTCCGGCGTCCGCATCGCCGACGCCGACCGGGTCCGCCTCGGCGCCTACCTCGCGCCCGGCACCACGGTCATGCACGAGGGCTTCGTGAACTTCAACGCCGGCACGCTCGGCACCTCGATGGTCGAGGGCCGCATCTCGGCCGGCGTCGTCGTCGGTGACGGCTCCGACGTCGGTGGCGGCGCCTCGATCATGGGCACCCTGTCCGGTGGCGGCAAGCAGGTCATCTCGGTCGGCCAGCGCTGCCTGCTCGGCGCCAACTCGGGCCTCGGCATCTCGCTCGGCGACGACTGCGTGATCGAGGCCGGCGCCTACATCACCGCGGGCACCAAGGTCACGCTCGCCGACGGCTCGATCATCAAGGCCGCCGAGCTCTCCGGCGCCTCCAACGTGCTGTTCCGCCGCAACTCGGTGAGCGGCGCGGTCGAGGCCGTTGCGTGGAAGGGCACGGGCATCACGCTCAACGCCGCCCTGCACGCCAACGACTGA